The genomic segment TTTGTGGGAAGGCTTtggatttagaattttaaaaatagatgtatgGATAgtcatattcatattttttgtttacatCTGTCAGTTTTTAGTAGTCtggaatttagaaattttttcatCTAGGTAGCAAACTTATTGACCTAACTTTGTTCATGATGTTTCCTTATAATCACTTTAAGGTTTTACTATAATGTCCATTTTTGATTTATCTTATGGAtgactttcattttcttctttattatctcATCAAACTcgaaatttataaattttattaaacttttcaaagaactatGTTTTGGTttaattgattttctctattgtctttGGGTTTTCTATTACTGCTTTATACTCGTATTTATATTTGCATCATtctatttaatttgtatttaaattgtcttttaaaaacttctgaaagtgagaatttaaaattactatataaCTTCTTTtctaagataaataatatttagaacttCTAATATTCTGCCAAACACCATTTTAACTGCTTTCCACttattttgataagttgtgtttgcatttttggttaaagtagtttttaatttcccaggtaattttttctttgatctaTGGGTTAATAAAAGTATGTTgttaatttttcaaacatttggaTGCATTTCCTGGtagcttatttttattaatttctattttaattccattgtgaCCAGGAAATATAGTCTGTATGATTTTAATCCTTGAGACTTCCTTATGGGCCAGCCAATGATCTCTATTGGAgaatgttacacacacacatgaaaagaatgtctattctgtCGTTGCTAGGTGGAGTATCCTATAAATATCAATTAGTTTAAGTGGCTTGTTAGTTATTTATAATTCCTCTGTATCCTTTCTGATGTTCTATTTACTTTGTCAGCTTATTACTGAGAGAGAAGTGTTGAAATCTTTAGCTATAACAggatgtatttctctttttaatctatCAGGTTTTGCTTCATGCATTCTGAATCTCTATTAACTGGTGGCATACATATTACAATTATTATGCCTCCTGATGAAATTATACTttaatcattataaaatgtctctTTAGTCTCTGTCATCATTCCTGCTGTAAAATCGACTTGGGTTTTCTCATATTAATATAGTCAATTGAGCTCGCTGATGCTTAGGGTTTGCATGATACATCTTTTCCCATTTattgtctataaaatatttaagattttaaaatattaaaccttttaatatttaaaaatgtttaaagtaggGTTCTTGTTAATAATTTGGTctgactttaaaatacatttagacCATCTCTATGTCTTTGGAGTGCCAAtatcttttgtatttattgttaACTATTGATATGTTTGGTTTGGCTCCACTACcttgttattgttttctgtttgcttcatctgtttttgttctctttttctctttcctgctgccttttgtattaattgaatgttttatgattctagctaattttgtttgtttgcttgttaagCTAAAATTGTGTTGCTTTATTAAACgggttgttttatattttaaaatatacatctttAAGTTGTCATAGCATACTTCAAGtgattatataatttacatatattacaaGAATCTTACAATAGTATACTTCTACATTTGATTTGATTTGCCAGaggtttataaattttattgttatttttaagaatgatctgggatttatttattttattttgtttgttttctaatttgttacTTTCTACGTACATCCttattaaattatgtttattcatctttaataaattattatgtttgctttttgaattacatgtattgttttctttttcataatagaTGTATTTTCAGCTGTCAATTTTCAATGCACTACAAATTTGGTCCTGTCTCATAGGTTTTAATATGTAACATTCTACTTCTTGTTAATACAAATAGTCTAAAAAACTTCAGTTTAAATTAACATGCTTAACCCAAAAGCTTTTtatgaaatagttttaaatatttcaaatggtTACATATTGCTTAGTTTTGATGTTCTTATTTttgctatatttgcattttagtctggaaaatttgtttttatatttgaatatgaatttttgtatatagGATTTGTTATTCAGGACTACGTAACTGTGTGCTAACAATTCTGATATAGCTactaataaaatgaaatcatagaaTAGTAGGTCAGCAGTGAATTTACAAGATTGTCTAAACCACCTCTCTCATCTTATCTCTATCTTTAAACATAACAATATGTAGTGTTTACTTAAAAGAAATAGAGGCAAGCAAGGTTTCTTTGGTGGCTTAGAGATGCCATCCTTCCACCTTGTCAGTTGAAGCAATCAAGAACCCAAGAAAGCCAAAGAAGCTAGCTAGATTTTAACGGGCACTACAGCAAGGTGAGAGCTGGAAAGGAAGAGAGCTCCAGAGATCTGCAATGGGCCTTAAAGTGAGTCCTGATCAGTAAGACATCCTTAAATACCTTTCCAGGAAAATAACTAActgaaaggataaaaaggaacaatacTCAAGATTCACACAAGACTGAGAATAGCTGCTATTCCCAAAagccagagaggaaaaaaatctcttaataAATGGATATATGTTGACAATACTCTACCCTAAAGGATGAATCAGAGTAAGAATAAATCCAAGTGTTCATCTATGATTGGGTAATAGTGTTAATGGGAAGTCTTCTATgggatttttttgaaaaaaattatcttccctGAGAAAGAATCCTGAGAGGCAAACCAGAAGAAGGTCCTTTTGCCccatctctcttctttccttggaCACAGACAGAATCTGTTTCTTATAGCAATGGCAGTTTATGTCACCACCACAAGTCAACCAGCAGGAGGGTAGAATTCAAGATTTTTGAGACCAGTGAAAGGATAGTATTTCCAAACCACCAAAGAGGCATCTGATAGAGCATTCAGAAAGGTTCTTCCTTAGTAGTGGGGCAAAACTGGCCTGTTAGTAAGTACTACATTGGTCATATATAACAAAGCTTAAAAGCAGAAAGGATCATCtatttccaagtaacttaactgtACTCCAGAACTAGCTTGAAGAATAttcatgagaagaaaaataaccgGCATCCAGCAGGATAAAACACACAATGCCTgacattcaataaaaaattactagccttgcaaagatgtggaaaaaaTGGGACCCATAATGAAAATGTGTATGTTTGTCAGCAGATTGCGGAAGCATTCCGCCTTAAATGCAGGTAATCCAGGGGTGTGTTATCTATAAAGAATTTAAGAATAAGGATGAAATATTAAACACTGTTGCTGTTTATTAACACCAATGGTTAATTGATCTAAACAAAGAAAGTCAATAAATATCCTTTCTTTGTAGAGTGGACTATTTTTACCAGTCCCCACCTTCTTGGCATGCCACTGGCTCACATGCTAGAGTATGATTTTATAAAGGTATTAAATCTTGATGAtctttttatattaactttttaatgcaGTACATGTTAAATAATAGACATCGGTAGCTATTTATGGGGTGAAGATATGTTGGATTTTCTCCTGTGCTTTCATGTAGAGAAAACCTCGATGAAAACCTTAAATGCAGAAATTCGTGATATCAAATAGGCTACATAAAGCTTAAGGAAAAAATGGGACACCTTAATGTTTGATTATACTCATTTTCCTACTATGTTACCAATATAAGGCAGTAATACAAAaagattttaataatacattaagattttaaataatatcaaaaGTATCAAATTGTTGGTAAGGCagacagataaaaagaaatgcaCCAAATCAACATAAATTTGTCTGTGAAATAATTTCATAGTTATTGAGGAAGTCTAACTAAgcacaaaatttctttttgataacCTTAAATATGGAAGCTATAGTTACAGGACATCTTTGGGCACAGAAGGgtttttttcccaagaaaaaaCAAGGATACCATGCACAATATTATTCatagcattttttatttatttgtaaccaTATTTCTATATCATTTAATATTAAAACTTTCaagaaaattatatgaataaatcttaaaaatgtaaatgatccATTCCTTTAAGTTAATGATCAAACTATAGAATTAttctttaataattaatttatatattttttgcttaaaTAAGTTATATTTTACATGAGTGCAAAATAATTACACCCTCAAATTTAAAACTGCATAGTTCCACAGGAAGGGAAATTTGAAGATCGGGATTATATCCTAGTTGTATGACTTGGGACACCTAAATTAATCTTCCTAAGTATCggttttctattttgtataaaaaagacagtaaaagTTACTCTGGCCACAAAAAAACTGTGATTAATTGAGCTGTATGTGAGAGAACTCTGTAAAagcactgtttaaaaataaattaacagtagttgtatatatattttctaataaaagtgatcaaaattaaaataaaatgaaatatttcttcaaGAATCCCTATCTTACAACCAggtattatattttatagttgACATAAATTTCAGACACATTGAAGTAAGTTTGTTTTGAAATTGTGGTACTCACTGAGGaagataaaactaaataaaaatgataaacaacAGTAGCATGACAATAGGTAATCGATTCTTTGGTCATTGTCTGAATAGAAAGTATAATCTTCTAAATATGATCTCCAAAATCTCAGCAACAGATAATACTATTGTAAGTGTTGTAAATGTGTACATTGCAATGAGAAAAATGGTTTTTTTCAAAGTGTTCTGGAACCATGCATCTTATAATCATGTTTTTCCCAAGAGATCTAGCATCACACAGGTAAAGAGATTTTACTTCGAAACCAAAGAGATGAATCTGAAGCCAGAATGCTGTTGCCTCTAGACTAATTCTTAGTAAAAGAGAGTATATAAATTACAGTGTAGATAGGCTTTTGAAGAATGTATTCTTGATTGATGTTTTTACATGCAGCATAAAGATGGAAAATACCTCCAGGAACCAAGACAATCATAGTTGTAATGCCCAGAACAACTAAAGTATGTCAGAAATATCTTAGTAAAGAAATTAACCAATATGTAACTAAAAATACACTCCAAATACAATAACTTAAAAATTCCAAGTTTCATAAAAATCTTACCTATGTCTTAATATAATGAAGGTAGTAAGTTGAACATATTTATGGTGAAAACATAGTCATATATTATTGTAATTGTCTCTCTATGACTGATAATGATGCAGTAGTATATTAGCCAGCTAATTCTATATTCTGAATATAGTTCTGGAGAATAACGATAACATCAGTAGATAATAAAATGCCAGAATTGGAAGAAACTCCTAAAACTCAATTTATCTGAAATAtgcagctaattttaaaaaagcaacatagtccttaaaaaaaaaactgttaagagTATTTCTCATATAGtgactttattttacatttaaagagaaaatgaatttgttgTAGAGTtaatgtttatatacacacagaaaTACCTAACTTGTGGGGAGATTGGCCTGAACTGATTGTAACAGAtgagatttatttctcttttgtttgaaTTGCAACTAAAGTGTAAGGCCTCATTCCCATAAACTGCAAAGCGTAGTACCCCAAGGAAGAACATTCGGATCAATCCAAAGAAACGGATGTGGAATTGACCAATCACAGTTGGAGGTTTAACCTGTTATgattttaggaggaaaaaaaaatcttttaaaaacaaacaataaaggaGGACGTTTAAAAAGTCCCtattaccacatttaaaaaatgtaagattcAAGAAGTTTTGAAGCCAAATAGACCCTTAGAGATCATCAAGTCAAATATAATTACTGCATTATGAGATTTCTCACTATTGAAATATGAAAAGCAGCAGTCAACATGTTGCTAATCAAATGTGTAAATGTGGAAATATTTAACCAGCTTTGAATTCAATTAATACTCCCACCATGGTCatccttttgaaataaaatcagaatatctAGCACTTCTGTGTGCAAATTAGATAACAAATCCAGTAGTAAGTTTGGTCCATACACCATCTTAACAACCAAATAATGTTTATCCATTATAATTACAgtttttcttcctacttcttAATTATGGAATTGAGAGAGTGAGCTATGCTAAAACAACAACATCTAAAGATACTTcctgaatttctctttttatagttttaaattcagaatattttgaagtatattgtTGATACTTATAGTATTCTCCATAGACATAGAGGAATTTATTCACCAAGGCTTATGTAAATCAggttaaaatacttagaaaagttTCATACAAttgatatttttttgtttgcataATACTTACACATCCTTCATAGAAGTTTCTGATGTCATTTAGAGACATGTCTCAGGAGGTATTATCCTGGCATTCTTGTGGGTTGATTCTTGACTCACATTGCCAGTTTGCTTCTGCCAGAATCAAGCTCATACATTCTCTCAGGATTCTTAGAGCAGAAAACACTCATCACTACAAatttctttcccctcctccttttctcttagATCTCTGGGGTCCCATTCAAACTTCCTatctctgtcccaaaaaaaaatttgggaaattttttcatttcccaaaaaatgaaaacagagagacAAAAGCTGAGAACATGTGGCCAATCTAATAATCCCTTGACTTACACTATCAGCATAGCCAGGCAGCCAGAGAACCAGCAAAGGAAGAGTCCAGCCACACAAAGGCTCTGAGCACTCAATGCTTCTGCAATTACCTGAAAATTGCCTGTTTTCTTTATCTTGGACTTTTCTCTGATAATGTTAAagtaatctatttttttctttttcttttatttagatgTTTCCTAAAGGATAAATACTTGGGAAATATTCCTGATTCTTTATTGTTTACTTCCATAGAGTATAGTTAATTTCTGGGTAGTCTAAGAAATTGTAACACAGAATGTAATAGCTATTGCATCATTGAATATTATTGATGTATTGCTATATTTGTCTAGTTTTTGAATGCTTACCACAGACATGGAAAAATCTATAATTATATCTCTGGGCTGAGGAAAAAGATAGGGAACTGCTAATTAAGGCAAGACCAGGAGCTAGCACACATTGTGAGAACAATTCTTCCTATCGTTTCTATTGTCCTTCAGTAGATACATCATCTTTTAGACATTGTTATGGGTGTTGAGGATCAGCAGGGATCAAGACAGACCAGTAACTACCTTCTGACTTACATATCTGCTTACTCTCTTCCATCCACCTATGTCATACAGCTAATCATTGATCATATCTGTTTTCTTCACctgtctttctcattttcttgtgaTCTGCCAAAGGCTGTGACTCCAGACACTGTCACTGCTTTCTTCCAGCAAGTGGAGAAGTGACTGCATGATACGTGTATTTGTAACTAATAAACAAGGGGCAGTAGTCTTGTTGAATAGAAGTGCTGTGCTGGATaggaagtaataaaaatgaacaacttAATGATCCCTCAGAATGGTTAGATAAAAGATATTTGTGTATATTCCCATGTTCTCAGAATCAGAATTTCAGGCTTCATTTGTGTTGATTCCCATGAAGGGACATCTAAAAGCCCTAACAACCATTTGCATAAGAAGGAATCCTGCTTTGGCTTTTACCACTATGCAGTAATGAATGGTATTGTTTAGTCAATAGTATACAATTATCAGACATGTAGAATCATCAATGTCTCCTTTCAGGCATGTATAAAATTGTCTTGAACCTTAACTGCAagtgtagaagaaagaaatgaagcatcATCTTCATTGCTGAGATCTAGAGGGGCCATATAATTAATACCAATCTTTCTCTTACATGTTCTGATCCAATTGTGTAATAAGACAAAGGAATGGAGCATATGTGGGCCAAAATATCACACATAAAGGATAGACTGAGGAGGGATGTTGCTTATCCCTTTAGGAAACTGTGATCCTTAGTGACGCTGGCCTCACATGTATGCTAATTGGTAAGGCTGTTTATTGGAGTGACAACCTGGGTTTCTTGCATGCTAACAGTTACAGGTtccaaaagcagagaaaaggttATTCCCAATGCATAAGCATTGTTTAAGCCTCTGCTTGCTTCATATTTGCTAATGTTATATTAGGCAAAGAAAGTTTCAAGACAAACCCATATTTGAGAAACATATTCTACCGCTTTGTGGATCTGTGAAGTCACATTGCAGAGGTGTgggtttaagaaaagaaaacatttgtggcCAACTTTATATCTATCATAATGTGCCCACTGGTTACAAATATTAACATCCCTCCCACATATCTTCACCATCATTCCAGGATGCCAAAACTGTCATCTAATTATAGAACTAAGATTGAAGTCCAGGATTTTGTGATTGGCGTTGTATCTGGATGTGGCTACTCTTGATCTAGAATCTagagaaacaaagggaaaagtTGTATTCTACATTATATCAATATACAATGGTGTTACAGGGTTAGGATAACTACAAGAGACACTTCTACTCCAAAAGTGAGAGAACAGAAAATATGTAACTGTTACTGTCCATAACAAGTCTGGAATCTTGTGAGGAAAAATACTCCCAGTTGTCCCTACTCTGGAAGCAGGGAACATTTCGTGAGTAAGTCATGGTAGTATTACCCAGAAAGCTGTTCCACAGTATATTATACTTTTCTACTGAATGGAAGTGGTTCTCTGGTACATTGTTGTCAGTGGCCTGTAGCTCCATTCTCTGTATTCTTGGCTGATAGCATCTtccctttttcatttaaaaagaaattactatgCTTGAATAAGTAACTTGCACAGACTGCTTCTTGCCTGAAGAAAGAAAGCTGGGGGACCAGAAGTCTTTTTTATAATTTGACCAATATCTGTTTTCTTTAAGCCAAAGTAATAGTTGTTTTGATGGTACCATCCGCTTAATTACCCTTTGGTTTTCTGTGTAACAGATTTAATATACTTAGCTTTAGTAAGAGTCATGCAATTAAACACATACTTCtctctacaaatatatttatgtctattttaGGATTAGGCTTTTCTGAAGTGCTTTTAAGATATATAGAAATCTTTTG from the Saimiri boliviensis isolate mSaiBol1 chromosome 4, mSaiBol1.pri, whole genome shotgun sequence genome contains:
- the GJE1 gene encoding LOW QUALITY PROTEIN: putative gap junction epsilon-1 protein (The sequence of the model RefSeq protein was modified relative to this genomic sequence to represent the inferred CDS: inserted 3 bases in 2 codons; deleted 1 base in 1 codon) — encoded protein: MSLNDIRNFYEGCVKPPTVIGQFHIRFFGLIRMFFLGVLRFAVYGNEALHFSCNSNKREINLICYNQFRPISPQLFWALQLXIVLVPGGIFHLYAACKNINQEYILQKPIYTVIYILSXLLRISLEATAFWLQIHLFGFEVKSLYLCDARSLGKNMIIRCMVPEHFEKTIFLIAMYTFTTLTIVLSVAEILEIIFRRLYFLFRQ